The Gemmatimonadota bacterium genome window below encodes:
- a CDS encoding SDR family oxidoreductase has translation MMKPKPLQDRVAVVAGATRGTGRGIARMLGAAGATVYCSGRSVKGHPATPGRPETIEETAEMVTAEGGRGIAVRTDHTVEAEVERLFSRVRDEQGRLDILVNDIWGGDEMIEWGSPFWELDTAKGLKMLEGAVHTHIITSRYGVPMMIERNAGLIVEVTDGDTMGYRGNLFYDFAKNATIRLGYAMSRDLHAHKITALTVTPGFLRSEAMLDGMGITEENWRDGIAHDSFFEESETPCYMGRGVAALAADPDVASKHGGLYGSWSLAKEYGFTDLDGRQPDWGSYFSARIRDITDHQESPDEMDLYNVRARMNQIELDPAAEEEYRRTREYLDKYE, from the coding sequence ATGATGAAACCGAAGCCACTACAGGATCGCGTGGCGGTCGTTGCGGGCGCGACGCGCGGGACCGGACGGGGGATCGCCCGCATGCTCGGCGCGGCGGGGGCCACGGTCTACTGCTCCGGACGAAGCGTAAAGGGCCATCCCGCCACGCCGGGCCGTCCCGAGACGATCGAAGAAACCGCCGAAATGGTCACGGCCGAGGGGGGCAGGGGCATTGCCGTGCGGACGGACCACACCGTTGAGGCCGAAGTGGAGCGATTGTTCTCGCGCGTCAGGGACGAACAGGGCCGGCTCGACATCCTCGTCAACGACATCTGGGGCGGCGATGAAATGATCGAATGGGGTTCGCCTTTCTGGGAACTCGATACAGCCAAAGGATTGAAAATGCTCGAGGGGGCCGTTCACACCCATATCATCACGAGCCGGTACGGCGTACCCATGATGATCGAGCGGAACGCCGGGTTGATCGTGGAAGTCACCGACGGCGACACGATGGGCTATCGGGGCAACCTCTTCTATGATTTCGCAAAAAACGCCACGATCCGGCTCGGCTACGCGATGTCGCGCGACCTCCACGCGCACAAAATCACCGCGCTGACCGTTACGCCAGGCTTCCTGCGGTCCGAAGCGATGTTGGACGGCATGGGGATCACGGAAGAGAACTGGCGGGATGGTATCGCACACGACTCGTTCTTCGAGGAATCGGAGACGCCGTGTTACATGGGAAGGGGCGTAGCGGCCCTGGCGGCCGATCCGGACGTCGCGTCGAAGCACGGTGGACTGTACGGAAGTTGGTCGCTCGCGAAGGAGTATGGATTCACGGACCTGGACGGTCGCCAGCCGGATTGGGGCAGCTATTTTTCTGCAAGGATACGGGATATCACAGATCACCAAGAATCTCCAGACGAGATGGACCTTTACAATGTCCGTGCCCGTATGAACCAGATCGAGCTGGATCCTGCTGCAGAAGAGGAATACAGGCGCACGAGAGAGTACCTGGATAAGTATGAGTGA